The following proteins come from a genomic window of Novosphingobium aromaticivorans DSM 12444:
- a CDS encoding helix-turn-helix domain-containing protein encodes MLVSINDATKLLGLGRSTIYRLFRERKLDFLKVGRRTLIPASSLEKFVSMNGTDSA; translated from the coding sequence ATGCTCGTTTCGATCAATGATGCCACCAAGCTTCTCGGCTTGGGCAGGTCCACGATCTATCGCCTTTTCCGAGAGCGGAAGCTGGACTTTTTGAAGGTCGGACGCCGGACGCTCATCCCGGCCAGCTCGTTGGAGAAGTTCGTGTCGATGAACGGCACGGATAGCGCCTGA
- a CDS encoding COG4705 family protein — protein sequence MRDRVDDAVSKVPAVTLTFWVIKILATTLGETGGDAVSMSWLGETTPNAGASGINGYLVGTAIFGLLLLGLVWLQIRARRFNPWLYWATIIASTTAGTTLADFATRSIGLGYPGGSLLLFSLVLISLFSWHRALGTVDVNRIETARAETFYWITITFSQTLGTALGDWVADGSLGYSGAALLFGAALAVLAAFYWFTSLSRVLLFWAAFILTRPLGATVGDFLDKPVAKGGLDLSRPLATAVLAGAIILLILVAPQRAGMHPRGSGEAR from the coding sequence ATGAGGGATCGCGTAGACGATGCCGTGAGCAAGGTTCCGGCCGTGACGCTTACGTTTTGGGTGATCAAAATTTTGGCGACGACGCTGGGTGAAACGGGCGGTGACGCGGTAAGCATGAGCTGGCTAGGGGAAACCACCCCGAACGCCGGAGCCAGCGGCATCAACGGGTATCTTGTCGGCACGGCTATATTTGGTCTGCTGCTCCTCGGACTGGTTTGGCTGCAAATTCGCGCGCGACGCTTCAATCCGTGGTTGTATTGGGCGACCATCATCGCCTCGACGACCGCCGGGACCACGCTCGCCGACTTTGCCACGCGCTCCATCGGTCTTGGCTACCCCGGCGGGTCACTGCTTCTCTTCAGCTTGGTGCTGATTTCCCTGTTCAGTTGGCATCGTGCCCTCGGCACCGTGGATGTGAACCGGATCGAAACCGCGCGGGCGGAGACCTTCTACTGGATCACGATTACATTCTCGCAGACCTTGGGCACGGCACTCGGCGATTGGGTTGCGGACGGCTCGCTTGGCTACTCTGGCGCTGCTTTGCTCTTCGGTGCAGCCCTCGCTGTTCTCGCCGCGTTTTACTGGTTCACCAGTCTCTCCCGCGTCTTGCTCTTCTGGGCCGCATTCATCCTTACTCGCCCCCTCGGAGCGACGGTTGGCGACTTCCTCGACAAGCCGGTGGCGAAGGGTGGTCTCGACCTCAGCCGACCCTTGGCAACGGCAGTTCTTGCGGGCGCGATCATCTTGCTCATTCTCGTTGCGCCGCAACGGGCGGGGATGCATCCGCGCGGCTCGGGTGAAGCTCGATGA
- a CDS encoding ADP-ribosylglycohydrolase family protein: protein MRTSQSHPLLIASVEPFPGFGSIGITFCPGKFQPDAMSGSWARDLASDLDAVRDWGATAIVTLVTQRELQRLSVPMLGAEVVARHIDWHHLPIKDCGTPDPSFEAEWETVGEELRNRLRNGFNVLLHCKGGLGRAGTVAARLLVELGWDANKAVSSIREVRPNAIETLDQFNHVLSARHVPECQPDTSLDAMRDRAVGILLGLAVGDAVGTTLEFQPRNAYPRLTDMVGGGPFALTPGEWTDDTSMALALGDSLLISNGLDEADLMRRFAAWRDQGEYSVNGQCFDIGNTVSSALRSWKQSGNPIAGPTAPHTAGNGSLMRLGPIAVRFFRDREAMRDAAARQSRTTHGASDAVDACVAFAEMLANAINGWTRTEVLQSPDWLQYTGTINAIVAGSWRGLPRSKVRASGYVAHSLEASLWSVGRSGTFEQAVLAAANLGEDADTTAAITGQLAGALHGAAGIPRRWLARLAWSQRIREMANALFSQGLGL from the coding sequence ATGAGAACCAGTCAATCCCATCCCCTCCTGATCGCGTCCGTCGAGCCGTTTCCCGGTTTCGGCAGTATCGGTATCACCTTCTGCCCTGGCAAATTCCAACCGGACGCAATGAGCGGCTCGTGGGCGCGCGATTTAGCCTCCGATCTCGATGCCGTCCGTGACTGGGGGGCCACTGCGATCGTAACGCTCGTCACTCAGCGCGAATTGCAGCGTCTCAGCGTGCCAATGCTTGGTGCTGAAGTAGTAGCGCGCCACATCGACTGGCACCACCTGCCAATCAAGGATTGCGGCACGCCCGATCCCTCGTTCGAAGCTGAGTGGGAAACCGTTGGCGAAGAGCTTCGCAACCGCCTGCGGAACGGCTTCAACGTGCTGCTGCATTGCAAAGGCGGTTTGGGTCGAGCTGGTACGGTTGCCGCACGCCTTCTTGTCGAACTTGGGTGGGACGCAAACAAGGCCGTGAGCTCCATTCGCGAGGTTCGCCCAAACGCCATCGAGACGCTAGATCAGTTCAACCACGTTCTCAGTGCGCGCCACGTGCCAGAATGCCAACCCGACACCAGCCTTGATGCCATGCGCGACCGGGCGGTGGGCATTCTGCTCGGTCTCGCAGTTGGTGATGCAGTGGGCACAACTCTCGAATTTCAGCCCCGCAATGCCTACCCTCGTTTGACAGACATGGTTGGCGGCGGCCCTTTCGCACTTACGCCAGGCGAATGGACAGACGACACGTCCATGGCGCTGGCGCTGGGGGACAGCCTTCTGATCTCTAACGGTCTGGACGAGGCGGACTTGATGCGCCGCTTTGCCGCGTGGCGTGACCAAGGAGAGTACTCGGTCAACGGGCAGTGTTTCGATATCGGCAACACGGTAAGTAGTGCGCTTCGGAGCTGGAAGCAGAGCGGAAACCCGATTGCTGGTCCAACCGCACCTCATACGGCAGGCAATGGCAGCCTCATGCGGCTTGGCCCCATCGCAGTTCGCTTCTTCCGGGATCGTGAAGCTATGCGCGATGCAGCCGCGCGCCAAAGCCGCACCACTCACGGAGCAAGTGACGCAGTGGATGCCTGCGTAGCGTTTGCCGAAATGCTCGCAAACGCGATCAATGGATGGACTCGAACAGAAGTTTTGCAGTCTCCCGACTGGCTCCAATACACGGGTACCATCAATGCGATTGTAGCGGGCTCATGGCGCGGTCTGCCGCGAAGTAAGGTTCGCGCTAGTGGTTATGTCGCACACTCGCTGGAAGCCTCGCTTTGGAGCGTCGGACGCTCCGGCACATTCGAGCAGGCCGTATTGGCCGCAGCTAACTTGGGCGAAGATGCGGATACCACCGCTGCGATCACTGGACAGCTTGCTGGCGCGCTCCATGGCGCGGCTGGCATCCCTCGACGGTGGCTCGCCCGGCTCGCATGGAGCCAGCGCATTCGCGAAATGGCCAATGCTCTCTTCAGCCAAGGCCTGGGTCTGTGA
- a CDS encoding tyrosine-type recombinase/integrase has product MPTAKLTAAIVENARPSIKPYTIWDTELSGFGLRVYPSGKLSWIAKYRVGGGGRNAPVRCPSLGDARKVSAKDARAAAKRELAAAQLGGDPMAVIKAQRCEMTVEALISLYEKEGCFVQRGIRIGVPMKPLTKKYTLSRLRNHVVPLLGKKRISEVSSQDIESLGRAITIGKTSKDEKVGVRNRVIVKGGEGAARKVIRDLSAVFSFAMRRGLVKANPVTLASVRKTDNVRVRHLSMDELKRLGEALDELEKAGVNPKAVNIARLWALTGCRRDEIAGLQWSEVDFETGRLVLQDTKTGRSVRPLGGAAAILLAKLREGATADAVFVFPAERGEGFFQGTKRVWAQAILKAKLPGVTPHILRHTVGSLGASAGEGMLLVGAVLGHSNARSTLQYMHVASDPARLAADRLTTPVADALGLPMPVSQEAAAA; this is encoded by the coding sequence ATGCCAACCGCAAAGCTCACCGCCGCCATCGTCGAGAATGCTCGGCCGTCAATAAAGCCATACACGATTTGGGACACCGAGCTTTCTGGCTTTGGGCTTCGCGTTTATCCGTCTGGCAAGTTGTCTTGGATCGCGAAATATCGGGTCGGCGGGGGCGGAAGGAACGCGCCTGTCCGGTGTCCTTCCCTCGGTGACGCACGCAAGGTGTCGGCCAAAGACGCTCGTGCTGCAGCAAAAAGGGAACTGGCCGCCGCGCAGTTGGGGGGCGATCCGATGGCCGTGATCAAGGCGCAACGTTGCGAGATGACGGTTGAAGCCCTCATCTCGCTTTACGAGAAAGAAGGATGCTTCGTGCAGCGGGGCATCCGCATTGGGGTTCCTATGAAGCCCCTTACGAAAAAATATACACTTTCCCGCCTTCGAAATCACGTCGTGCCGCTTCTCGGCAAGAAGCGAATCTCAGAAGTTTCGTCGCAAGACATAGAAAGTCTGGGGCGTGCGATCACGATAGGCAAAACGTCGAAGGACGAAAAGGTGGGGGTGCGCAACCGCGTAATTGTTAAGGGCGGAGAAGGTGCTGCACGTAAGGTAATACGTGACCTTTCCGCAGTCTTCTCATTCGCAATGCGACGAGGCTTGGTAAAGGCCAACCCGGTAACCCTCGCCAGCGTCAGGAAAACCGACAACGTGCGTGTTCGCCACTTGTCGATGGACGAACTGAAAAGGCTGGGCGAAGCACTGGACGAATTGGAAAAGGCAGGCGTGAATCCCAAGGCCGTGAATATTGCCCGGTTGTGGGCACTGACCGGATGCAGGCGCGATGAAATCGCAGGTCTGCAATGGTCTGAGGTGGATTTCGAAACGGGTCGTCTGGTCCTCCAAGATACCAAAACGGGGCGTAGTGTCCGCCCCTTGGGTGGGGCAGCGGCGATCCTGCTCGCCAAGTTGCGGGAAGGGGCCACTGCTGATGCAGTATTTGTGTTTCCCGCTGAGCGTGGTGAAGGCTTCTTCCAAGGTACCAAGCGCGTTTGGGCGCAGGCGATCCTTAAGGCCAAGCTACCTGGGGTCACACCGCACATTCTTCGACACACGGTTGGCAGTCTTGGCGCATCGGCAGGTGAAGGCATGTTGTTGGTTGGCGCGGTTTTGGGCCATTCGAATGCCCGATCGACCTTGCAATACATGCACGTTGCCAGCGATCCAGCGCGCCTCGCTGCAGATCGCTTGACGACCCCTGTTGCGGACGCCCTCGGATTGCCGATGCCTGTTTCTCAGGAAGCCGCAGCAGCTTGA
- a CDS encoding pseudomurein-binding repeat-containing protein, whose translation MTADKPIPAVTFQTAHNGVSAKANSLGMRPMQERAYNKRGEQYLLIKSPPASGKSRALMFIALDKLHNQGLSQAIIVVPEKSIGGSFADEPLTMYGFWADWVVQPQWNLCNAPGPDEVKVDASKVKAVGQFLASDDKVLVCTHATFRFAVEALGIEAFDGRLIAIDEFHHVSANPDNKLGSQLTAFIARDKVHIIAMTGSYFRGDTVAVLTPEDEAKFETVTYTYYEQLNGYDHLKSLAIGYFFYTGRYLTAIEHCLDPARKTIVHIPSVNSKESTKDKIKEVEEIMEYLGDWQGADPVTGFHLVKLADGRTLKIADLVDDSDPAKRAKVLSALKDPAHKNDRDHVDIIIALGMAKEGFDWIWCEHALTVGYRSSLTEIIQIIGRATRDAPGKTVATFTNLIAEPDASEAAVADAINDTLKAIAASLLMEQVLTPKFQFTPKNTGPLPDFNYGPGGYQEGKTNVGVNEERGEFHFEIAGLATPKSPEAARICQQDLNEVIASYVQNKDVIGPGLFNEEAVPQDLTQVQMGKIVRDRYPDLTPEDQEAVRQHAIAALNLTQKAKAIAMGTDDGSGEVKANTALIDGVKQFAMDVKELDIDLIDSINPFQAAYSILAKSMDEATLKQVKAAVAAKKTKITPDEAKDLAGRAVRFKRERGRLPSIIAADAWEQRLAEGAAAFMRFKEEGRYV comes from the coding sequence ATGACCGCCGACAAACCGATCCCTGCCGTTACCTTTCAGACCGCTCACAATGGCGTCTCGGCTAAAGCCAACTCTCTCGGCATGCGGCCGATGCAGGAGCGCGCGTATAACAAGCGCGGCGAGCAATATCTGCTAATCAAGTCCCCGCCAGCGTCCGGCAAAAGCCGCGCCCTGATGTTTATTGCACTCGACAAACTCCACAACCAAGGGCTCTCGCAGGCAATTATCGTCGTGCCAGAGAAATCAATCGGCGGTAGCTTTGCTGATGAGCCACTCACCATGTACGGGTTCTGGGCGGACTGGGTAGTCCAGCCGCAATGGAACCTTTGCAACGCGCCGGGGCCGGACGAGGTAAAGGTCGATGCCTCGAAGGTGAAGGCGGTCGGCCAGTTCCTGGCGAGCGATGATAAGGTGCTGGTTTGTACCCACGCCACGTTCCGTTTCGCAGTTGAGGCTCTAGGCATTGAGGCCTTTGACGGTCGGCTGATCGCAATCGATGAGTTCCACCATGTCTCGGCCAACCCCGACAACAAGCTGGGCAGCCAGCTCACAGCCTTCATCGCGCGCGACAAGGTCCACATTATCGCCATGACCGGAAGCTACTTCCGGGGCGATACTGTCGCGGTCCTGACGCCGGAAGATGAGGCAAAGTTCGAGACAGTCACCTATACCTACTACGAGCAGCTCAACGGGTACGACCATCTCAAGTCGCTGGCGATCGGGTATTTCTTCTACACTGGCCGCTACCTCACCGCGATCGAGCACTGCCTCGACCCGGCGCGCAAGACGATCGTCCACATCCCCTCGGTCAACTCCAAGGAAAGCACCAAGGACAAGATCAAGGAAGTCGAGGAGATCATGGAATACCTCGGGGACTGGCAGGGCGCCGATCCTGTGACGGGGTTCCACTTGGTCAAGCTCGCCGATGGCCGGACACTCAAGATCGCGGACCTTGTGGACGACAGCGATCCTGCCAAACGTGCCAAGGTGTTGTCCGCGCTCAAGGACCCAGCCCACAAGAACGATCGCGACCACGTCGACATCATCATCGCGCTGGGAATGGCCAAGGAAGGCTTCGACTGGATCTGGTGCGAACATGCGCTGACGGTCGGCTATCGGTCGAGCCTCACCGAGATCATCCAGATCATCGGCCGCGCCACGCGCGATGCGCCCGGAAAGACGGTCGCCACCTTCACCAACCTGATCGCCGAGCCGGATGCCTCCGAAGCTGCGGTGGCCGATGCGATCAACGATACGCTCAAAGCCATCGCTGCCAGCTTGCTGATGGAGCAGGTTCTGACGCCCAAGTTCCAGTTCACGCCCAAGAACACCGGGCCACTGCCTGATTTCAACTATGGCCCCGGCGGTTACCAAGAAGGCAAGACCAACGTTGGCGTCAACGAGGAGCGGGGCGAATTCCACTTCGAGATCGCCGGACTGGCTACCCCGAAAAGCCCCGAGGCGGCGCGCATCTGCCAGCAGGATCTAAATGAGGTCATCGCGTCTTACGTCCAGAACAAAGACGTGATCGGCCCTGGCCTGTTCAACGAGGAAGCTGTCCCGCAGGACCTGACGCAAGTGCAGATGGGCAAGATTGTCCGTGACCGGTATCCGGACCTCACACCGGAGGATCAGGAGGCCGTGCGCCAACACGCCATCGCTGCGCTGAACCTCACGCAAAAAGCTAAGGCGATAGCGATGGGCACCGACGATGGCAGCGGCGAGGTCAAGGCCAACACCGCGTTGATCGATGGCGTGAAGCAGTTTGCGATGGACGTGAAGGAACTCGACATCGACTTGATCGACAGCATCAACCCGTTCCAGGCAGCCTACTCGATCTTGGCCAAGTCAATGGATGAGGCCACGCTCAAGCAGGTGAAGGCAGCGGTCGCAGCCAAGAAGACCAAGATCACGCCGGATGAGGCCAAGGACCTCGCCGGGCGCGCGGTGCGCTTCAAGCGGGAGCGCGGGCGTCTACCGTCGATCATCGCTGCGGACGCCTGGGAGCAGCGGCTAGCCGAAGGTGCTGCCGCGTTCATGCGGTTCAAGGAGGAAGGCCGCTATGTCTGA
- a CDS encoding class I SAM-dependent DNA methyltransferase — protein MNPVEIEEAVSDLARAPYDASEFPFQFLAAFGNKQTTLQRLRAGNSNQSDLPGAVLQRNHIHIATCDAGNVDRTLAALRKSPKTASQKARFILATDGVAFQAEDMASGETVACNYAAFPDKFAFFLPLAGITTVQQIRESSFDIKATGRLNKLYVELLKDNPDWASRSEDMNHFMARLIFCFFAEDTDIFVGEGLFSRTVETMSARDASDTHMVIAEIFRAMDTRLADRAAAGIKSWADVFPYVNGQLFSGSTECPRFSKIARSYLLHIGSLDWQKINPDIFGSMIQAVADDEERGALGMHYTSVPNILKVLNPLFLDDLRAKLEEAGDNSRKLLNLRNRMAKIRVFDPACGSGNFLVIAYKQMRELEAEINRRRGEADRRSDIPLTNFRGIELRNFPAEIARLALIIAEYQCDVLYRGQKEALAEFLPLDSQNWITCGNALRLDWLSICPPTGTAVKLQANDLFEMPLDQAEIDFENEGGETYICGNPPYLGAKKKSSDQIEDMKRVGLDKAQLLDYVSAFIVRGLPLVAQQRCDMALVSTSSICQGEQVSLIWPRILKSANVKFAYRPFRWSNSAANNAGVYCTIIGLTGSEVSNKKLFGEGSVVECSSIAPYLVPGPEIICAPRQSSISGFARMVMGSNPVDGKRLIFEQDEKESVVAADPRSERFFKRYGGTQELVNGVDRWCLWINDDQVDDAKAIAEIAKVLESCRSYRQGAGRDAQKAANRPHSFCYRTFQENIGIHVGLTIGNGLSHVPADLKSSGFVSSHTAYMIYGWHPVEFALLNSRLMLVWTETVGGRLGNGMRFSNTIVYNTFPVPSLTDQNKADLTRCAEDILLARESHFPATIADLYDPETMPESLRAAHDRNDEVLERIYIGRRFRNDTERLEKLFELYTKMTGGRSSEGGAA, from the coding sequence ATGAACCCCGTAGAGATTGAAGAAGCCGTCTCGGACCTCGCTCGCGCACCCTATGACGCTTCCGAGTTTCCGTTCCAGTTCCTTGCCGCTTTCGGCAACAAGCAGACCACGCTGCAGCGATTGCGGGCGGGCAATTCCAATCAGTCCGATCTTCCGGGCGCCGTCTTGCAGCGTAACCATATCCACATAGCAACTTGCGATGCGGGCAACGTCGACAGAACGCTGGCCGCTCTTCGCAAGAGTCCCAAGACGGCGTCACAAAAGGCTCGGTTCATCCTCGCCACTGATGGCGTGGCCTTCCAGGCGGAGGACATGGCCAGTGGCGAGACAGTAGCCTGCAATTACGCCGCCTTCCCGGACAAGTTTGCCTTCTTCCTGCCACTGGCGGGCATAACCACGGTCCAGCAGATCCGTGAAAGCAGCTTTGACATCAAGGCGACCGGCCGCCTTAACAAGCTCTATGTCGAACTGCTGAAGGACAACCCTGACTGGGCCAGCAGAAGCGAGGACATGAACCACTTCATGGCCCGCCTGATCTTCTGCTTCTTTGCCGAGGATACCGACATTTTCGTCGGCGAAGGCCTGTTCAGCCGCACCGTCGAGACCATGAGTGCGCGTGATGCGTCCGACACGCACATGGTCATCGCCGAAATTTTCCGCGCGATGGACACCAGGCTGGCCGATCGCGCTGCCGCCGGGATCAAGAGCTGGGCCGATGTCTTCCCCTATGTGAACGGGCAGCTCTTCTCGGGATCCACCGAATGCCCGCGCTTCAGCAAGATCGCGCGGTCATACCTGCTGCATATCGGCAGCCTCGATTGGCAGAAGATCAACCCGGACATCTTCGGCTCGATGATCCAGGCCGTGGCCGACGATGAGGAGCGCGGTGCGCTCGGCATGCATTACACCAGCGTGCCGAACATCCTGAAGGTTCTGAACCCGCTGTTCCTCGATGACCTGCGGGCGAAGCTTGAGGAAGCGGGTGACAACAGCCGCAAGCTGCTCAACCTGCGCAACCGCATGGCCAAGATCCGGGTGTTCGATCCGGCCTGCGGATCGGGCAACTTCCTCGTCATCGCTTACAAGCAGATGCGCGAGCTTGAGGCGGAGATCAACCGGCGGCGCGGCGAGGCCGACCGGCGCAGCGACATTCCGCTGACCAACTTCCGCGGTATCGAACTACGCAACTTTCCCGCCGAGATCGCCCGGCTGGCCCTGATTATCGCGGAGTACCAGTGCGACGTGCTCTATCGCGGGCAGAAGGAGGCGCTAGCCGAGTTCTTGCCGCTTGATAGCCAGAACTGGATTACCTGCGGCAATGCCCTGCGGTTGGATTGGCTGAGCATCTGCCCACCAACCGGAACTGCCGTAAAACTGCAGGCGAACGACCTGTTTGAGATGCCGCTCGATCAGGCGGAGATCGACTTCGAGAATGAAGGTGGGGAGACGTATATCTGCGGTAATCCCCCTTATCTCGGGGCGAAGAAGAAGAGCTCGGATCAAATAGAGGATATGAAGCGAGTCGGGTTGGATAAAGCCCAACTTCTGGACTACGTATCCGCTTTTATTGTTCGGGGATTGCCATTAGTTGCGCAACAAAGATGCGACATGGCTCTGGTTTCGACCAGTTCAATATGTCAGGGAGAGCAAGTCTCGCTCATATGGCCGCGCATATTAAAATCCGCGAACGTCAAGTTCGCTTACCGACCATTCCGATGGAGTAATTCCGCGGCGAACAACGCTGGTGTCTATTGCACGATAATTGGCCTTACTGGATCTGAGGTATCGAATAAAAAGCTCTTTGGAGAAGGAAGTGTCGTAGAATGTTCGTCGATCGCGCCCTACCTCGTGCCGGGACCAGAGATCATTTGCGCTCCAAGGCAATCGTCGATCTCAGGCTTCGCCCGTATGGTAATGGGGAGCAACCCTGTAGATGGAAAGCGCTTGATTTTCGAGCAAGATGAAAAAGAAAGCGTTGTTGCAGCCGACCCTCGGTCAGAACGCTTCTTTAAGCGTTATGGGGGTACTCAAGAATTAGTTAATGGCGTGGATCGATGGTGTTTGTGGATTAACGATGATCAAGTTGATGACGCAAAAGCCATTGCAGAAATAGCGAAGGTGCTTGAAAGCTGTCGTTCATATAGGCAAGGCGCTGGCCGCGATGCTCAAAAAGCAGCAAATCGTCCCCACTCGTTTTGCTACAGAACGTTTCAGGAAAATATTGGTATCCATGTTGGCCTAACGATTGGTAACGGCCTCAGCCATGTTCCCGCTGATCTTAAGAGTAGCGGCTTTGTTTCTAGCCATACTGCATACATGATTTATGGTTGGCATCCGGTTGAGTTCGCGTTGTTGAACTCGCGGCTGATGTTGGTTTGGACTGAAACGGTTGGTGGCAGACTGGGTAATGGAATGCGCTTCAGCAACACGATCGTTTATAATACATTCCCGGTCCCTTCCCTCACTGACCAGAACAAGGCCGACCTCACCCGCTGCGCGGAGGACATCCTCCTCGCCCGAGAGTCGCATTTCCCGGCTACGATTGCGGACCTCTATGATCCCGAGACCATGCCCGAAAGCCTGCGCGCCGCGCACGATCGCAACGACGAAGTCCTCGAACGCATCTACATCGGCCGCCGCTTCCGCAACGACACCGAACGCCTCGAAAAGCTATTCGAACTCTACACCAAAATGACTGGCGGACGATCCTCAGAAGGTGGAGCGGCATGA
- a CDS encoding DUF262 domain-containing protein, with protein sequence MKPEKLSVQELFSRERRFIIPLFQRAYVWNQEEQWEPLWEDISRRAHAHLQRLGLPAEGKVRTHFLGAVVLNVANVMGRGISRSDVIDGQQRLTTLQLFLAALRDMSGELGADADDIRLFKRLTRNPDCEEGSEELFKVWPTNSDREVFSQVMSAGSPAALEARFPENTGGRPRMVQAYLFFARAIAEFIRSAEHASSAPDRFLSLVSALKESLQLIVIELEEGDDPQVIFETLNARGQPLLPSDLIRNYVFMRIGDAEGNRLYQTYWSHFDTEQVMVPGSDGESRFWHVEERQGRLVRPRIDLFIFHYLTMHTEDDIRIGHLFKEFRDWRDANSTSNEDFLKDLKTASHHFARLIAPKGNSRLEVFASRLRALDTSTVHPLLLFLASVEGQGIPVAEVDQIIVDLESYMVRRFICWQTPKNYNRFFLSLLTKVKQAYAARAKADDTALADLPTVAEVVRTELLRSQEASAFWPSDERFREGWLNNPVYVSSRADRSAMILRALGDAMTTSRNEQLDLSGPVTVEHLLPQKGAIEDYPYLEISLPQNHDEASWRKVLVNTVGNLTLLTGANNTAASNHAFPVKRAKIVEHSDLRLNAWLRTDTRDSWNETDILARGEELFHFALKIWPRPA encoded by the coding sequence GTGAAGCCGGAAAAGCTGAGCGTACAGGAACTGTTTTCCCGTGAGCGCCGATTCATCATCCCCCTTTTCCAGCGTGCCTATGTTTGGAATCAGGAGGAGCAGTGGGAACCGCTTTGGGAGGATATCTCCCGCCGTGCCCATGCGCATCTTCAGCGCTTGGGTCTGCCCGCCGAAGGTAAGGTTCGCACGCATTTCCTTGGGGCCGTCGTGCTCAATGTGGCCAACGTCATGGGGCGCGGAATCTCTCGCTCAGACGTGATCGACGGACAGCAGCGGTTGACCACACTGCAGCTATTCCTAGCCGCCCTGAGGGACATGAGCGGGGAGCTTGGTGCTGACGCCGATGATATCCGCCTGTTCAAGCGCCTCACTCGCAACCCGGATTGCGAGGAAGGATCGGAGGAATTGTTCAAAGTCTGGCCGACCAACTCTGACCGTGAGGTTTTCTCACAGGTAATGTCGGCGGGCAGTCCTGCCGCCTTGGAAGCGCGTTTCCCCGAAAACACCGGCGGCCGACCACGCATGGTCCAAGCATACCTCTTCTTCGCCAGGGCTATCGCTGAATTCATTCGTTCGGCCGAACATGCCAGTTCGGCGCCGGATCGCTTTTTGTCGCTGGTCTCCGCGCTCAAGGAATCGCTGCAACTCATCGTGATCGAATTGGAGGAAGGTGACGACCCACAGGTTATCTTCGAAACGCTGAACGCACGCGGCCAGCCGCTTCTCCCTTCCGACCTGATCCGCAACTACGTTTTCATGCGCATAGGCGATGCGGAGGGCAATCGTCTCTACCAGACCTACTGGTCGCACTTTGACACCGAACAGGTCATGGTGCCCGGGAGCGACGGCGAGAGCAGGTTCTGGCACGTAGAAGAACGCCAAGGCCGCCTTGTGCGGCCGCGCATCGACCTATTCATTTTCCATTACCTGACAATGCATACCGAGGACGATATCCGCATCGGACACCTGTTCAAGGAGTTCCGCGATTGGCGCGACGCGAACAGCACGAGCAACGAGGACTTCCTCAAGGACCTGAAGACGGCGAGCCATCATTTCGCCCGTCTGATCGCGCCCAAAGGCAATTCCCGGCTGGAAGTCTTCGCTAGCAGGCTCCGTGCGCTCGACACCAGCACGGTTCACCCGCTTCTGCTCTTCCTGGCTTCGGTTGAAGGGCAAGGCATTCCAGTGGCGGAAGTTGACCAGATCATCGTCGATCTCGAATCCTACATGGTCCGCCGTTTCATCTGCTGGCAAACGCCGAAAAACTATAACCGCTTCTTCCTGTCCCTGCTGACAAAGGTAAAGCAGGCCTATGCGGCCCGTGCCAAGGCTGACGATACGGCGCTTGCCGATCTGCCCACCGTGGCCGAAGTGGTCCGTACGGAACTGTTGCGCTCTCAGGAAGCCTCTGCCTTCTGGCCCAGCGACGAGCGCTTCCGGGAGGGATGGCTTAACAATCCGGTTTACGTATCCTCCCGCGCAGACCGCAGTGCAATGATTCTACGCGCACTTGGTGATGCGATGACGACTTCGAGGAACGAGCAACTCGATCTCTCAGGTCCGGTCACTGTCGAACACCTCCTTCCTCAGAAGGGCGCGATCGAGGACTATCCCTATCTCGAAATCTCTTTGCCGCAAAATCATGACGAGGCGAGCTGGCGCAAGGTGCTGGTCAACACAGTCGGCAATCTCACTCTGCTGACCGGTGCCAACAACACCGCTGCGTCGAACCATGCATTCCCGGTCAAGCGAGCAAAGATCGTTGAACACAGCGATCTGCGCCTCAACGCCTGGTTGCGCACCGACACGCGCGACAGCTGGAACGAAACTGACATTCTCGCGCGCGGCGAAGAACTCTTCCATTTTGCCCTTAAAATCTGGCCTCGCCCCGCATGA